CGTGAGCTATTAAGCTTCTACGATTTTGATGGAGACAATATTTCTATTATTCAAGGCTCTGCATTGAAAGCGCTCGAAGGAGATGCTGAAGCTGAAAAAGCCATTGAAGCTTTGATGGATGCTGTGGATAGTGATATTCCACTTCCTCCAAGAGAAGTTGATCTGCCTTTCTTGATGCCAGTTGAAGATGTGTTCTCAATTACAGGACGTGGTACTGTTGCTACTGGTAGAATTGAAAGAGGTGTTGTAAATACCGGAGATGCTTTGGAAATCATCGGTCTTCAGGAGCAACCAATGAAATCTACTTGTACAGGAGTTGAAATGTTTAGAAAAATTCTCGATACCGGAGAAGCTGGCGATAATGTTGGTATTCTTTTAAGAGGTATTGAAAAAACCGATATCAAAAGAGGAATGGTGATTTGTAAGCCGGGTTCAATTACTCCTCACACTGAATTCAAATGTGAAGTGTATATCCTGAACAAAGAAGAAGGTGGACGTCACACTCCATTCTTTAACAAGTACAGACCTCAGTTTTACCTTAGAACTACAGATGTTACTGGTGAAATTTCTTTGCCAGACGGTGTAGAAATGGTAATGCCCGGAGATAACGTAACACTTAATGTGAAACTTATTTACCCGGTAGCGCTTGACAAAGGACTCAGATTTGCAATCCGTGAAGGTGGCAGAACTGTAGGAGCTGGTCAGGTAACTGAAATTGTAAAATAATATAGCGGTAAACGGGTGTAGCTCAATTGGTAGAGTAGTGGTCTCCAAAACCATTGGCTGGGGGTTCGAGTCCCTCCTCCCGTGCAAATAATTAAACATAAGAATGTGCTGAAAGTTAGAGTATATATTAAGGAAGCCTACGAAGAGCTATTACATAAAGTGACTTGGCCAAGCTGGCCGGAGTTGCAGCATAGCGCAGTCTTGGTTTTAATAGCTTCCATCATTATATCTTTGGTTGTTTTGGCAATGGATCAGGCCTCCAATAATGTTTTAAAATTGGTCTATCAGGCGATAGCCGGTTAAACTTAAGAGAGGTGAAATACTAAGAAATGTCTGAAGAGAATAAGACAGATGGATTAAGATGGTTTGCATTACGCGTTATTAGCGGTAAAGAACGCAAACTGAAAGAATATTTGGATAATGAAGTACGCAAATCGGGCTGGGGACATATCGTTAAGCAGATATTGGTGCCAACTGAAAAAGTGTATAAAATCCAAAGCGGTAAGAAAGTGGTAAAAGAACGCAATTTCTTTCCCGGTTATATTCTTGTTGAAGCAGTAGAGTCGCTACTAAGTGGTGAGATAATTTCTCACATTTCTACTACAAATGGAGTGATTCATTTTCTGGGAAAAAACAAACCTACACCCTTGCGTCAGACAGAGGTTAATAGGATTCTCGGAAAAGTAGATCAGATACAGGAGATGGGAGAAAATGTGATGAACGAGCCATTTATCGTGAATGAAACGGTCAAAATTATTGACGGCCCTTTCAATGATTTCAAAGGTGATATTGAAGAAATTCAGGAAGACAAGAAAAAATTGAAAGTTATAGTAAAAATATTTGGCAGGCGCACACCTGTTGAATTGAATTTTATGCAGGTAGAAAAAATATCTTAAAAAATGTCTAAAGAGATTCAAGGTTATATAAAGCTTCAAATAAGAGGCGGTCAGGCAAATCCTGCACCACCAGTAGGCCCAGCATTGGGTGCCAAAGGGGTTAACATTATGGATTTTTGCAAGCAGTTTAATGCAAAAACCCAAGATCAGCAAGGAAAGGTGATTCCGGTTGTCATTACTGTGTTTAAGGATAAATCATTCAGTTTTATCATTAAAACTACCCCGGCTCCTGTTTTACTTCTTGAATTGGGAAAAATTAAAAAAGGTTCTGCTGAGCCCAATAGGGTGAAAGTTGGTTCTGTAAACTGGAATCAGGTAAAAGAAATTGCCGAAACCAAAATGTCGGATTTAAATGCATTTACTGTTGAATCTGCGATGAAAATGGTTGCAGGAACAGCAAGAAGTATGGGGATGACCGTTAGCGGTAGAGCTCCCTGGGAAAAATAAAATGAGAATAAATAAACTTTTATAAAGTGAAATTAACTAGAAATAGAAAAGCAGTTCAGGACAAAGTTGAGGCAGGTAAAGAATATCCTTTATCCGAAGCTTGTGCTTTGATCAAAGAACTCACGAAAGTAAAATTTGATGCTTCAGTGGACCTACACATTAAATTAGGTGTAGATCCCCGAAAAGCTGATCAGGCATTACGTGGTACAGTTTCTTTACCAAATGGTACTGGAAAGGACAAAACAGTTCTTGTACTTTGCACACCAGATAAAGAAGAAGAAGCAAAAGCTGCTGGCGCTGACCATGTTGGCCTTGATGATTATGTAGAAAAGATCTCAGGCGGATGGACAGATATTGATGTTGTAATAGCATCGCCAAGTGTAATGCCTAAAATTGCCCGATTGGGACGTGTGTTGGGACCAAGAAACCTGATGCCCAATCCTAAGTCAGGGACTGTTACCAATGATATTGGTGATGTAGTGAAAGAAGTGAAGAAAGGAAAAATTGCTTTTCGTGTTGATAAATTTGGGATCATACATGCTTCAGTAGGAAGGGTTTCTTTTTCTGCCGAACAGTTGAGGGAAAATGCTGCTGAATTATTGCAGACATTGAGCAAAATGAAACCATCATCAGCGAAAGGAATTTATTTCAAAAGTATCTTCATGGCAAGTACAATGAGTCCTTCTGTGAAAATTGATACTAAATCTGTAAGCGGTATATAAAATGAAAAGAGAAGATAAAGCACTTGTTATTGACGAGTTGGCAAAAAAGTTTTCAGAAGCCGACAATTTTTACTTTACCGATACTTCCGGTTTGACGGTTGAGGAGATAAACAACTTGAGAAGACTTTGTTTTGGCAAAGAAATAGAGATGAAAGTAGCTAAAAACACTTTGATCAAATTTGCTTTGGAGAAATCCGATCGTACATTTGAAGGTTCAGACTCTGTTTTGAAAGGCACTACTGCACTTATGTTCAGTGCCGTTGCCAATACTCCGGCCAAAATAATCAAAGAATTCAGAAAATCATCAGAAAAGCCTTACCTGAAGGCTGCATATATCGATACAGACATCATTATTGGAGATGAGCAGCTCGAGAAGCTGGCTTCCCTCAAATCTAAGAATGAACTTATCGGTGATGTGATTGCATTGCTTCAGTCTCCTGCTAAAAATGTTATTTCTGCCCTACAGGGTAGCGGAGGACAGAAGCTCTCAGGTATTCTTAAAACACTGTCCCAAAAGGACGCATAAATATTTAATCAATTAAAAAATTTGTAAAATGGCTGATTTAAAAGAGTTTGCAGAACAACTTGTTAACCTTACTGTAAAAGAGGTAAACGAGCTGGCTGACATCTTAAAAGAAGAATATGGTATTGAACCTGCCGCTGCAGCAGTAGCTGTTGCCGGTGGTGGCGGTGGCGGTGAAGCCGATGCTGCTGAAGAACAAACTGAGTTTGACGTAGTTCTGACTGCTGCCGGTGGTAGTAAACTTACTGTCGTTAAACTTGTTAAAGAAATTACCGGATTGGGTCTGAAAGAAGCCAAGGAATTGGTGGACGGAGCTCCAAAACCGGTAAAAGAAGCTGCATCTAAAGACGAAGCTGAGTCTATCAAGGCCAAGTTGGAAGAGGCAGGTGCCAGTGTTGAGTTGAAGTAAATTCAATTTTTACCGGTACTAAAAATAATTATAAATAGGGTTAGTACGTCTGTTTGGCGACTAAGCCTATTTATCAATTATTGTTTTTTTATTTAAACTTCTTTGTTTCTATGGCTCAAACGACTTACCCCGAAAGAATTAATTTCGGAAAAATTGCTCGAATAAGTGAATATCCCGATTTATTAGACATACAGTTAAAGTCTTTTCAAGACTTTTTCCAGTTGGAAACAACCGCTGAAAACCGAGAAGATGAAGGTCTTTTTAAGGTTTTTATGGAAAATTTTCCGATTACAGATACCCGGAATATTTTCGAACTGGAATTTCTTGACTACTTTGTTGATCCTCCGCGCTACTCCATAGAAGAATGTATGGAAAGAGGGCTCACCTATAGTGTGCCTTTAAAAGCTAAGCTGCGCTTATCATGTAATGATGAGGAACACGTTGATTTTGAAACTATTGTTCAGGATGTTTTCCTTGGAAATATTCCCTACATGTCTCCCAAAGGGACTTTTGTAGTTAATGGTGGCGAAAGAATTGTTGTTTCTCAATTGCATCGTTCACCTGGTGTGTTCTTCGGACAAAGCTTCCACCCCAACGGCACTAAAATTTATTCTGCCCGTGTAATTCCTTTTAAAGGTGCATGGATGGAATTTGCAACAGACATCAATAATGTGATGTATGCCTATATTGATCGTAAAAAGAAGTTCCCTGTAACCACGCTTTTAAGATCAATTGGTTATGACAATGATAAAGACATACTTGAACTCTTTGGTTTATCCGATGAAGTGAAAGTAAATAAAAAGAACATTCCAAAGATTAAAGACAGAAAGCTCGCAGCAAGAGTTCTTAAATCATGGATTGAGGATTTTGTGGATGAAGATACCGGTGAGGTTGTGTCAATTGAAAGGAACGAAGTTATTCTTGAACGCGATACAATTCTCGATGATGAAGCTATAGAGCAAATCCTTGAAACAGATGTTGAAACAGTAATTCTTCAGAAAGAAGAATTGAGTGCTGATTATGCAATTATTTACAACACATTGCAAAAGGATACTTCAAATTCTGAAATTGAAGCGGTTCAGCACATTTACCGTCAGTTGCGCGGAAGCGATGCGCCTGATGATGAAACTGCAAGAGGAATTATTGAAAAATTATTTTTCTCTGATAAAAGATATGATCTCGGTGAAGTAGGGCGCTATAAAATCAATAGAAAATTGGATATCGACATGAGTGTTGATACCAAAAC
This region of Chitinophagales bacterium genomic DNA includes:
- the tuf gene encoding elongation factor Tu — its product is MAKEKFEKTKPHLNVGTIGHVDHGKTTLTAAITSVLSKKGFAQSMGYDTIDAAPEEKERGITINTAHVEYETEKRHYAHVDCPGHADYIKNMVTGAAQMDGTILVVAATDGPMPQTREHILLSRQVGVPAVVVFMNKVDLVDDPELLELVEMEIRELLSFYDFDGDNISIIQGSALKALEGDAEAEKAIEALMDAVDSDIPLPPREVDLPFLMPVEDVFSITGRGTVATGRIERGVVNTGDALEIIGLQEQPMKSTCTGVEMFRKILDTGEAGDNVGILLRGIEKTDIKRGMVICKPGSITPHTEFKCEVYILNKEEGGRHTPFFNKYRPQFYLRTTDVTGEISLPDGVEMVMPGDNVTLNVKLIYPVALDKGLRFAIREGGRTVGAGQVTEIVK
- the secE gene encoding preprotein translocase subunit SecE, coding for MLKVRVYIKEAYEELLHKVTWPSWPELQHSAVLVLIASIIISLVVLAMDQASNNVLKLVYQAIAG
- the nusG gene encoding transcription termination/antitermination protein NusG; amino-acid sequence: MSEENKTDGLRWFALRVISGKERKLKEYLDNEVRKSGWGHIVKQILVPTEKVYKIQSGKKVVKERNFFPGYILVEAVESLLSGEIISHISTTNGVIHFLGKNKPTPLRQTEVNRILGKVDQIQEMGENVMNEPFIVNETVKIIDGPFNDFKGDIEEIQEDKKKLKVIVKIFGRRTPVELNFMQVEKIS
- the rplK gene encoding 50S ribosomal protein L11, whose translation is MSKEIQGYIKLQIRGGQANPAPPVGPALGAKGVNIMDFCKQFNAKTQDQQGKVIPVVITVFKDKSFSFIIKTTPAPVLLLELGKIKKGSAEPNRVKVGSVNWNQVKEIAETKMSDLNAFTVESAMKMVAGTARSMGMTVSGRAPWEK
- the rplA gene encoding 50S ribosomal protein L1; its protein translation is MKLTRNRKAVQDKVEAGKEYPLSEACALIKELTKVKFDASVDLHIKLGVDPRKADQALRGTVSLPNGTGKDKTVLVLCTPDKEEEAKAAGADHVGLDDYVEKISGGWTDIDVVIASPSVMPKIARLGRVLGPRNLMPNPKSGTVTNDIGDVVKEVKKGKIAFRVDKFGIIHASVGRVSFSAEQLRENAAELLQTLSKMKPSSAKGIYFKSIFMASTMSPSVKIDTKSVSGI
- the rplJ gene encoding 50S ribosomal protein L10, which translates into the protein MKREDKALVIDELAKKFSEADNFYFTDTSGLTVEEINNLRRLCFGKEIEMKVAKNTLIKFALEKSDRTFEGSDSVLKGTTALMFSAVANTPAKIIKEFRKSSEKPYLKAAYIDTDIIIGDEQLEKLASLKSKNELIGDVIALLQSPAKNVISALQGSGGQKLSGILKTLSQKDA
- the rplL gene encoding 50S ribosomal protein L7/L12, which produces MADLKEFAEQLVNLTVKEVNELADILKEEYGIEPAAAAVAVAGGGGGGEADAAEEQTEFDVVLTAAGGSKLTVVKLVKEITGLGLKEAKELVDGAPKPVKEAASKDEAESIKAKLEEAGASVELK